CGACGGTCACCCGCGGCAGCAGCGTCGCGTTCGCGCCGATCGAGGCGCCGTCTTCGATCGTCGGTCCCTCCAGGCCGGCGTCGGTCCGGATCGGGTACTCGTCGTTCGTGAGCACCGCGCCGGGGCCGACGAAGACGTTGCTCCCGACGGCCGTGTCCGTCGGGACGTAGACGTTCGTCTGGAGGCTGACGTGGTCGCCGATGGTCGTCCGGCCGTCGATCACCGTCTTCGTCCCGACGAGGACGTCGTCGCCGATTTCGGTCTCCTCGCGGACGAGGACGTCGTGGCCCGTCGCGAAC
The Salinilacihabitans rarus DNA segment above includes these coding regions:
- a CDS encoding acyltransferase; translated protein: MSRYVCGDGCSIDADATVGYGEFDEPTRIGDDATIRAGSIVYGDVTIGDEFATGHDVLVREETEIGDDVLVGTKTVIDGRTTIGDHVSLQTNVYVPTDTAVGSNVFVGPGAVLTNDEYPIRTDAGLEGPTIEDGASIGANATLLPRVTVGENAFVAAGAVVTEDVPPETLAVGAPATTRTLPDPLDGPNQLA